The nucleotide sequence TCAATCTCACATTCTTACCTATCCTTCAATGAAATTACATGCTGCGTCTTTAAGTAAAGAGGAAAAATCCAAGCCGCAATAGTGGGACACTTGGGAAAGTTCCCTGGGTGTAAAACTGCTTGGTGGATAAAACatattggtgattccattcatcTTTATGGAGCAGCTAgtatgggccaggcccaggacttTAGAGTTTCCCTCTCATCATCCTGTTTAATACTTACATTAACCCTGCCAGGGAATATTCCACTTGAGATAATGGGGCTCCGTAGGGTTGGTGTACCCAAGGTTAAATGGCCTGTAAACCTAAGTCACCAAACCCAATACAAAGCTCCCCTACAGGCTGAGAGGAGGGCTATGAAGGAGGTGGGAACAGTGAGCAAAGGGGCTCCAGCACCTCCTTGCCCTCACTTTTGCCCTtcactctctccttccccttttggTCACTCAGCAACCTTTATTTAGAATGAAATGCTAAGGTGAATTATCCATCCAAACCTCATCTAAGGTTGCTCAGGTCATCCTCCTAGAACTACTTGTTACCCTGACTCTTAGCTAAACACCACAGTCCTTCCTACTGCAAGAAGTCTCAGGGTCTTGCCCTGGCATTCCGTCCTCCTCAGTTTGATCCTGACCCCCTGGGCTGAATGCCTGAATCGCCTTTGTCCATACTGCCTTCCTGGAATGCCCTCCCTTTCACTTCTCAGAATCGTAGCAGACATTCTGCAGATTCACGCACCTAGACCCCAACTGCAGACCTCAGACCCAGAGCCCATCTGCCCCTGCAGGCAGGTGCCTTACCCAGTTAGCAAGCACTGCCCTATATCAAGGTCAGCCTTCCCACCAACCAAGCCCAGTTCAAATCCTAGTGACTAAATGAGActcccacacacaccccataatGATAGCACCCACCTCCAAAATCCAGAAGCGATTACTGACTGTATCACAGTGGTGCCAATTAATGCTACCACCTactgttatttatactgttatatattcttcctgtctcctagattatactttttttgaaaattgCACGAATTCAgtcttatatttttttcatagagcatgACTTTTTATACACAGCAGCCCTTCAACCAACCCCACACAGCGCTGCAGCTCAGCACCATGTCCACCTGGAATCACGCGTGTCAGGTCGCAAGCACAGAAGAACAGATGCAGACACAGTCCATCCTCCCATCCTGCGCCCTCATGAGAACGGTCCATGTAACGCGGTTCCCAATGTCTAGCACCGCACTGTCCTCAGCGAGGCTCCTAATGCAGATGGGTGGATGAGGATGAACAGCTATTCCCACCCATCAGTGATCACAACCACAAAACCATCTTtcaggagaggaaaaaagaaatgtcacaCATGACTAAGCATAAGCCTTCAAATATCTACTCACTGAGGACATGTCTAGTATTAAATCATGACACTTCACTATCCAGAAAAATTGATTTGTGTAACCTGAAGAGAAAACAGCTCACATGCAATGCCAGAAAATTAGCCCCACCACACCAGAAAATGTTTACTGCAGAGAAAGCCTTGGTGATTTGAGAGTTGGgacctttctcttttcctttttattttttatttttggcttggtTGGTTATTATCCAAAGCCATAAACATGATCTGCCCACATTTTTCCCCACCAGATGGGAGTTCATCAAGCCACATGTCACCTAGCAACCTAAACACCACTCCACAACTATCCAGCCACCCAATTCTTCACACAGAATTTCTCTTGTTCTATTAGGCAATACGGGTAAGGAACAGATAgagaataaaagttaaaacagtgTTAAATACATATTAACACTTCCTCATCACTTAATATAGAATGGGAAAAGTAGTAAGAAAGACTAAAAATTAATCTTAATCATTGTCTAGCAATTTCAGAAGAAAAACGAGAAAAAGGAGACCTAGAAGACACTCCAGCTCTGGCAACATTTGAGGGTCAACAATCTTGGGATCCAATGACTGAACTTGGTATACTGCAAAGCCCCCGTTAAAATTCACCTACAGAACTCTAAGTTGTACTTAAAGAGCATGTAAGTGTTGGAACCCCTGACCCATCTCTGACCCTCCCTCTCATCTCCAACTCCCATGTCACTATCACCCTCCCTTCCTTCAGCTCATAGGCCCCTTTTCTCTTTGTGACACCTTCCCAGACACCCTTAAGAAAACTGCACTCCCTTTTCTACGCCCTGTGAAACAACCACTGCTAATCGTTAATAAGGACCAGGTCCGTGACCAAGGCCCTGCACTCTAGCCACCCAGCATCCCAGAGGCCACCTCTTCTCCCCATGTCATCACCAGCTCCTTCACCTGGAGGACCCCGCAGCCTCTTGCTCAGCCTCTCACAGCCAGTGGGTCCCTTAGATGTCCAGCACCCAGAACAGTGCCATGGACACAGTCAAAGCTTCAGAATTTCTGTGGAACGAATGCCTGGAACAACTACATTTGAACTACTGCCAAACAGGCAGTTCAGCCTATGTCTATTTTGTGCAGGATGAAACATGGGACACAGTAGGTAAAACAATTTTAATCACATAAAATTAGTACAGTGAAAGAAAATGTTGACCACCCTCTTCCTATTCAGGAGCCTAGACGTACTGCAGAGTGCAtattactttatttctctttccttgcaCAATTTATTTTGTTGGTTTCCAGAGTGCCTGAACAATTTGAGTACTCTTTTGGAACATTTAAAGCATAAACTGTCACACATAAACAACACTTAAAAATGCTAAATGTCCATTTAGatggttttctttccctttgtcaGCTTTGCAAGATAAACAGGTGCCCAATTCCCactaattttatttgattttcaatAAAAGAGTTCAACTGTAAGGAACATAACAGAGCTACTAAAGCCAACGTCTTCCACCCTTGTGTCGGGTCTCCAAACTCCCCCAAAATTGTCTTTAAAAGGCCAAATTTATGCTATTTTTTCCAATATAtactaaaagcaaaacaaaagtctAAAAAGCTTTTACTTCTTAATTTCTGAGAGAACTGAAGATGCCACCGGAGTACCCTGTGTACGCTCAATAGGGCTGACCAAGCCACTTTCCAACGTCATTTGCAGCCCCCAAGCCCACAGGGGCCAGGCCACTGTCGGGAACAAATGGGAAATACTGCACCCAAACGAATGCGCTCCCCACCAAAGAGGACTCTACTACAAAGGAAATATATCCCCGGGTGCTTGGGAGAAACTTCAGCGTGGGCTGTTGTCAAACACAGACACAGTCGGTAAAACAATTTAACAAAACGCCTTTTCACTTCTGACACATAGTAGAGGAATGCTGTGAAGTGGAGACAATGTTATCAGTCCACCAGGAAAAAGGGAAATCCACTCAACTCCCAAGTCAGGCCCGGCCCCGCagcccagccacatggaaccaGCCCGGGATAGGTAGGAGCTGAGGTCCTCGCAGGAAAACTTTTCATTTCGCGACTCTTCCAAGGTTGTGCTTTCCAGAGCCCAGCAAGTGGGATCAGCTCAGTAAATGCTCGCAAGCGAGTGCCAAGTGCCAGCGGTGGCCCTCCCGGGAACGCCTCCCCGACCCCAAGCCGGCGACTCCCCAAACCCTGCAGCCCCCGGACGCGCCGGGCCGCCCCTGCCGGCCCCTACCAGCAGGGGACATGGAGGAAAAGACCCCCCGCCGCTGTTCCGCCCCCGCtcgaggaagggagaggagacagAAGGCTCACAACCCGCCTCCGTCGGGAGGGCAGTCACGAAACTCTCCTCACACCAAAAGTTCCCAGTCCCCGGCCTGTGCCCCCGGGGCCTGGGAGCCGGGAGAGGCCTGGGGCTGGATTTCCCGGCCTGCGCCCCCCGCGCGCTGGCTCGGGGCTTGGCTGGGTCTGCAGACTCCGGGGAGGCGCCCAGGGCCGGCCTATGCGCCGCTGCCCGGCTCGCCCCGCGCTACCGAGGCCGGAGCTCCCGGGCGGAGGGTGAGGGCGGGGGCCGCGGGACCCGGCTGGGTGCCCCAGAGGCTGCGCCCCGGCCCGCGCGGAGAACTTTGGCGCCCGCAGTCCGGGGCGGGGGGCGCCCGCGAGGCCCGCCCGGCCGCACTTTCCCTTTCCCCGCCTCCCTGCGCCTCTCCTCCCCCTTCCAGGAAGCGCCATATTGATCCCGGCGCCGTCCCCGCcgccgccccctccccgcccgcGCCCCCGGCCCCTCACCTTGGCGATGGCCTTCCGGTAGCGGGTCACCGCCTGCTGGATGAGGCTGAAAACTTTCATGTGGCCGTCCCCGCACGGCACGACCACCCGGGTCCGTCCGAAGCACACGGTCACTTTcatgccgccgccgccgcgggcgGGCCCGCGCCCCTCGCCGAGCGCAGCCGGAGCAGCCGGGACCGGGGACGCTGGGCGCGGAGGAGTCGCTGGGGACTCGGGCGCGCGGGCGGCTAGGGGCGCGGGCAGGCGGCGGCGACGCCGGGGGGCCGCTCAGCTCGCATGCCCGGCCCGGCCGCCCTCGCCTCGCCTCGCTTCGCCCGGGGCTTGCCTCGTCTCTCCCCGCCGCGGCGCCCGCAGCCTCCGGCCACCTGTTCGGCGTCTCGGCGCGCTCGCCGGCGGCTGCCCGGGGCTGTGTGGCGCTGGCGCTCGCTCGGGGCCGCTGGGGGAGGGGAcggcgggaggggaggggaggggaggggagggggaggagcaggGCAGGGCACACAACACCGCGCACATGCGGCAGGGGGAGGCGCGGCCGGCTACCCGCGCGGGGCGGAGCGCAGGACCGCAGCTCGCGCCCCCGCCACCGCCCTCGGGGGCcgacctccttccctccctccggGGGCGCGGGACCCCTCGCCCCAGTGCCAGCACGGGCAGGCGGCCGTCTGCCCCCACCAGCCCTGGCCCAGGCGCCCCCCAGCCCCCTTCACCCCGCCCGCCCAGCACCCTGCAGGGCTGCGTCGCCCCTCCTCGGGGACGCCCCTTCCACGCCTCCAGAGGTCTCCACGGagccccccttccccttcctttgtcACTTTTAATCCCATTCCTCGAACTGGAGGGTTTTGGGTGCAGGCGCTCCCGGGGAAAGCAGTTTGTGCTCAGTGCGGTGAGTCCCCTCCTCACCGCCCCGGAGGCTCCAGCCCGAGCCTCTCCGCTCGCGGGGACTCGAGCCTGCAGCTTGCTCGGCTGGGTTTCTGCCCTGCCCGCTCCCTAGCTCTGCTGCAGGGCCGGCAGCGGCAGTTCTGCCTGAAACGCAAGAATTAATAGTCTGCTCTGGGGAGACAGTGGGGAAGCCGTGAGCGACCGGGCCTTTTCCAGAGGCCACTATTTACCTTGAAGTTTCCTGTTGACCCTCTGCTGACCCACCCGTTTAAATAGATTAGAACTTAAACATCGCAATTctgatacatttatttctttgaagTTCTGCAGCATAAGCAATCCTAACGCGAATCCGTGAACAGTCTATTCCGACGCCGCAGAGAAATCTCACGCGGGGATCCCCACGATGTGCCGGCGCTTAACGCAGACGCCCGAACCCAGGGGAAGGCTGCGACTCCGCGATGAGTGACATGCGGGCTTGAGACGTTCTAAAGGAACGTGGACCGAGTTAGGGAACGTAACTGAAGCTCATTTTGTCTTAGTTATGGACTACGAGTCCTTAATAAATGTGTGTCATTATGTTTAAAGAATGACAAATGTCTGCAAAGAGTGGTCCCTGTCCCAAGCCCTTTCCAGACTATGTGAAATTCTTTTTTGCCAGTTGTTTCCAAGGGACGTGAAAGCAATCAAGCTCCCCTGGGTTGGCGCAGAACTTGAGCACTTAAGAGCTGGAAGAGCTGGCGATCGACCATCCATCCCACTCCACCTCCAATCTTAAAACAAGGAAACAAGACACGAGGTTCGTCCGCTTGCCACACTCCCTGCGCTTTGCAGCACCACAGCTGCCCCAGCATAGTGCAGTTTCTTCTAGGAAACATtgcccttcctctcctctcccagccCTGGACCACCACTTTCCACCACCGGTCCCAGCAAATCAGTGCAGTGGTGTTAGCCCCATCTTACTCCAGGACATTGACCCAG is from Pan paniscus chromosome 8, NHGRI_mPanPan1-v2.0_pri, whole genome shotgun sequence and encodes:
- the LOC130540526 gene encoding WAS/WASL-interacting protein family member 1-like, which codes for MPGPAALASPRFARGLPRLSPPRRPQPPATCSASRRARRRLPGAVWRWRSLGAAGGGDGGRGGEGRGGGGAGQGTQHRAHAAGGGAAGYPRGAERRTAARAPATALGGRPPSLPPGARDPSPQCQHGQAAVCPHQPWPRRPPAPFTPPAQHPAGLRRPSSGTPLPRLQRSPRSPPSPSFVTFNPIPRTGGFWVQALPGKAVCAQCVLQHKQS